The Deltaproteobacteria bacterium genome segment AGCGAGGGCTCGAGCACGTTCACCGTCGCCTGCACCGCGTCGAAGACGCGCTCGCCGTCCACGCGCGCCCTGAGCGCGAGGGCGAGCGCCCGATCGGAGGTGGGACCGCTCAGCGACAGGCCGAGCGCGCGGCAGGCGCCCGCGCGACGCGCCGCCACCATCGCGGCGAGGAGCTTTCCGTCCTCGAGGCATCTCGACTCCGCGGTTGCGCTGTGGATCTGGTAGAGGTCGAGCCGTGCGCCGAGGAGCGCGCGCGTCTCGTCGAGCTGGTGCTCGAAACGGGCGAGCGAGAGCTCCTTCTCCTCGTGAACGGCGGCGTCGACGGTCCAGCCGGCGGTGTAGCGGTAGCCCCACTTGCTGCCCACCGTCATCGCGCCGGCGGGGACGCCGGGCGCGGCGAGCCAGCGTGCCAGGAACTCCTCGGCCCGGCCGTAGCTGCGGGCGACGTCGAAGTAGCGGACGCCGCTCGCCCATGCGGCGTCGCAGAGCTCGGCGGTGCGCGCGGCGAGCGCCTCGGGGGTGCGCTCGCGCGGCAGGTCGCGGGCGCGGCCGAGCGTGATGTACCCGGGCCGGCCGACCGCGGCGAGCCCGAGCCCGAGCCGCGACACGGTGAGCCCGCTGCCTCCGAGCGTCCGGAGCGGGATCACTGCATCGTCGCGAACGTGTTGCAGTCCGCGACCGTGCCGCGCTCCATGCCGCGCCGGAACCACTCGACGCGTTGCTCGGACGAGCCGTGCGTCCACGTCTCGGGGTTCACCCGCGCGCCGGCCTGCTTCTGGATGCGGTCGTCGCCGACCGCGGCGGCGGCGCCGATGCCTTCCTCCACGTCGCCGCGCTCGAGGATGTCGCGTTGGCGGGTCGAGTGCGCCCAGATGCCGGCGAAGCAGTCGGCCTGGAGCTCGAGGAGGACGGAGAGCTGGTTGGCGGCGTCGGGCCGGCGCTGCTGCATCTCGCGCACGCGCTCGGAGAGGCCGAGCACGTTCTGCACGTGGTGGCCGATCTCGTGCGCGATCACGTAGGCCTGCGCGAAGTCCCCGGGGGCGCCGAAGCGCTCGCGCAGCTCGCGGTAGAAGCCGAGGTCGATGTAGACCTTCTCGTCGGCGGGGCAATAGAAGGGGCCCATCGCCGACTCGGCGAAGCCGCAGCCCGAGCGGACGGTGTCGGTGAAGAGGACGAGCTTCGTCTTGCGGTAGTTGCGGGCGGCGACGGGGAACGTCTGTTCCCACGTGCCCTGCACGTCGTCGAGCACGAACGAGACGAACTCGACGAGCTGCTCCTCGTCGGGTGACGACTGGTACGGTCCGCTCGCCTCGCGTCCGCCGCTGTCGATGCCGCTCCCGGCGCCGAGGATCGAGAAGAAGTTCTGGCCGGTCGCGAGGCTCAGGACGAGGAGCAGGATGGCCCCGCCGACGCCGATGCGGAGGCCGCCGCCCGTGCCGCGTCGATCTTCGAGGTCCTCGCTCCGTCCGCCCGGGGTCCAGCGCATGCCCGGCAGCTAGCGCGGCAGGTGCGCGAGAGCAAGCTCGCGGCGTGGTGCGCGCCGTCGGTTGCAGCTCGTTTCCGTGCTTGGTACGCACGGCCGATGTCCGCGCCGCTCGTCGCCTGTCTCGACCTCGAAGGCGTCCTCGTTCCCGAGATCTGGATCGGCGTCGCCGAGGCGACCGGCATCGCGGAGCTCCGCCGAACGACCCGCGACGAGCCCGACTACGACGCGCTCATGCGCGGCCGGCTCGCCATCCTCGAGCGCGAGGGGCTCGGCATCGCCGACATCCAGAAGGTGATCGCCGGCATGCGGCCGCTCGCGGGCGCGCCCGCGTTTCTCGATTGGCTGCGGACGCGGGCCCAGGTGATCATCCTCTCCGACACCTTCATGCAGTTCGCCCAGCCGCTCATGGCGGCGCTCGGCTATCCGACGCTCTTCTGCAACGCGCTCGTCGTCGACGACGCGGGCCGCGTCCGCGACTACACGCTCCGCATCGCCGACGGGAAGCGCAAGGCCGTGATGGCCTTGAAGCTCCTGAACTTCCGCGTCGTGGCGGCGGGCGATTCCTACAACGACACGACCATGCTCGACGAGGCCGATCGCGGCATCCTCTTCCGTCCGCCCGACAACGTCATCCGCGACTTCCCCCAATTCCCCGTCACGCGCACGTACGACGAGCTGCGCGCGGCCTTCGAGGCCGCCGACCGTCAGACCGCCTGACCCGCGAGGCTTCCCATGCATTTCGACTACAGCGACAAGGTGAGGGCTCTCCAGCAGCGCGTCGGCGACTTCATGGAGCGGCACGTCTATCCGAGCGAGGAGACGGCGCTCCGCCAGTCGAACGAGGGCGAGCGCTGGCAGCCGCTGCCGATCGTCGAGCAGCTGAAGGAGAAGGCGAAGGCCGCGGGGCTCTGGAACCTCTTCCTCCCCGAGAGCGAGCTCGGCGCCGGGCTCACCAACCTCGAGTACGCGCCGCTCGCCGAGATCATGGGACGCTCGCCGATCGCGTCCGAGGCGTTCAACTGCTCGGCGCCCGACACCGGCAACATGGAGGTGCTCGTCCGCTACGGCACCGCCGAGCAGAAGAAGCAGTGGCTCGAGCCGCTGCTCCAGGGGAAGATCCGCTCCGCGTTCGCGATGACCGAGCCGGCCGTCGCCTCGTCGGATGCGACCAACATCGAGGCGAGGATCGTCCGCGACGGCGACGACTACGTCATCAACGGGCGCAAGTGGTGGACGTCGGGCGCCGGCGACCCGCGCTGCAAGATCATGATCTTCATGGGCAAGACCGCCCCCGACAGCCCGGACCGCCATCGCCAGCAGTCGATGATCCTGGTGCCCATGGACACGCCGGGCGTGAAGATCGAACGCATGCTCTCGGTCTTCGGCTACGACGACGCGCCGCACGGCCACGCCGAGGTGTCGTTCGACAACGTGCGCGTGCCGGCGTCGAGCATGCTGCTCGGCGAGGGCCGCGGTTTCGAGATCGCGCAGGGCCGGCTCGGGCCGGGGCGCATCCACCACTGCATGCGGACGATCGGCCTCGCCGAGCGCGCCCTCGAGCTCATGTGCAGGCGCCTCATGACCCGCGTCGCCTTCGGCAAGGAGCTCGTGCACCACAACGTGTGGCAGCAGCGCATCGCCGATGCCCGCATCAACATCGAGC includes the following:
- a CDS encoding aldo/keto reductase, whose product is MPLRTLGGSGLTVSRLGLGLAAVGRPGYITLGRARDLPRERTPEALAARTAELCDAAWASGVRYFDVARSYGRAEEFLARWLAAPGVPAGAMTVGSKWGYRYTAGWTVDAAVHEEKELSLARFEHQLDETRALLGARLDLYQIHSATAESRCLEDGKLLAAMVAARRAGACRALGLSLSGPTSDRALALALRARVDGERVFDAVQATVNVLEPSLLPLLAAARAEGVGVIAKEVHANGRLTEANDRAEDAVLVAGLRRIAAAAGATIAELALAWVAAQPEIDVALSGAATTEQLAGHVAAVGRPLAEGARTALRMLAEPPRTYWATRARLAWT
- a CDS encoding zinc metallopeptidase produces the protein MRWTPGGRSEDLEDRRGTGGGLRIGVGGAILLLVLSLATGQNFFSILGAGSGIDSGGREASGPYQSSPDEEQLVEFVSFVLDDVQGTWEQTFPVAARNYRKTKLVLFTDTVRSGCGFAESAMGPFYCPADEKVYIDLGFYRELRERFGAPGDFAQAYVIAHEIGHHVQNVLGLSERVREMQQRRPDAANQLSVLLELQADCFAGIWAHSTRQRDILERGDVEEGIGAAAAVGDDRIQKQAGARVNPETWTHGSSEQRVEWFRRGMERGTVADCNTFATMQ
- the thrH gene encoding bifunctional phosphoserine phosphatase/homoserine phosphotransferase ThrH, encoding MSAPLVACLDLEGVLVPEIWIGVAEATGIAELRRTTRDEPDYDALMRGRLAILEREGLGIADIQKVIAGMRPLAGAPAFLDWLRTRAQVIILSDTFMQFAQPLMAALGYPTLFCNALVVDDAGRVRDYTLRIADGKRKAVMALKLLNFRVVAAGDSYNDTTMLDEADRGILFRPPDNVIRDFPQFPVTRTYDELRAAFEAADRQTA
- a CDS encoding acyl-CoA dehydrogenase family protein, which translates into the protein MHFDYSDKVRALQQRVGDFMERHVYPSEETALRQSNEGERWQPLPIVEQLKEKAKAAGLWNLFLPESELGAGLTNLEYAPLAEIMGRSPIASEAFNCSAPDTGNMEVLVRYGTAEQKKQWLEPLLQGKIRSAFAMTEPAVASSDATNIEARIVRDGDDYVINGRKWWTSGAGDPRCKIMIFMGKTAPDSPDRHRQQSMILVPMDTPGVKIERMLSVFGYDDAPHGHAEVSFDNVRVPASSMLLGEGRGFEIAQGRLGPGRIHHCMRTIGLAERALELMCRRLMTRVAFGKELVHHNVWQQRIADARINIEQCRLLTLKAAYMMDTVGNKVARAEIAMIKVAAPRMALAVIDDAIQAFGGAGVSQVTPLAGMWSGVRTLRFADGPDEVHKNQIAKLELRKYV